TTTTTTCGTTCCTTTTGCTATAAATATTCCTGTTTTTGCTGTCTCTCCTTTAGAAGACTTTGCAGTTGCATAAAGGTCTGTTTCTTTTACAAGTATTTCTTTAAAGTTACTACGAATGAGCCATTTTTCTATATCTCCTAAATTAAATCCAAGCCACCTGTCATACATTTCAAATCTTGCCCATTCGTTATTGTGCTTCATTACATCAGTTATTACTAAGCTGCCACCATATTTTAAAATCCTGTGAATTTCCATAATTCCTTTAAATGGATTTTCCACATGATGTAAAGCCATATTTGTAAATACAATATCAATAGAGTCATCAATAATGGGTATTTCTTCCATACTTCCCTTTAAAAAAATCATGTTATTAATACCAAGTTTATCAGCTGTTTGTTTTGCACATTTAAGCATTTGCTCTGAAACATCTATACCAATAACCGTTCTTGCATATTTTGATAGTTCTAAGGCCATAAAGCCGGACCCTGTACCGATATCAGCGACAGTAAAATCATTCTTTCTTTTTAACTTTGATAGCTCAATTGCAATGTTGCGAATATCATCGTCAAAGTATTTTTTTCTTATATCATCCCATTCTTTAGCTATACTGTTAAAATAATTAATAGAATCCATAAAAATGTCCTCCTTAATTACAAGTAAATTGATTGGATTACTTGGTTTTAATATTAAAATAACACTATGATTTAAAATTGTCAATAGAAATTTCAAATTAGTTTTTGATTTATAGATATAGCAAAAATTTAATCGAAGGCACTGTACAAACATAAAAATTATGCTATAATATTTTTATAATTTAATAACTTGTCTGGGGAGCTGGGGGAATTAGCCCGGCTGAGAGTTAGCAGCGAATCTCTGCTATGACCCATAACCTGATCTGGATAATGCCGGCGGAGGGAGTACAATGTAAATTAAGTGCGCTAATCCAGTGCACTTTTTTATTTTGCTTAGCCGGCAAAATTAAAGGAGGAATTCATTATGAAAAAGGTACTTACTATTGCAGGCTCTGACAGCATAGGTGGTGCAGGAATAGAAGCAGATTTAAAGACGTTTTGCGCCCTTGGCGTATACGGTATGTGCGTCATTACGGCAGTGACAGCGCAGAATACTGTTGGAGTTTTTGATGTGAGGGAGATGGATGCTGATATCATCAAAAAGCAGATAGACTGTGTCTTTGATGACACAGAGGTGGATGCCGTAAAGATCGGTATGGTGTCAAGTGAAGAGATTATTGATGCTATTGCGTCATCTCTCAGCAAGTGGAATCCTAAGAATGTTGTATTAGACCCTGTCATGATATCGAAAAGCGGATATTACCTTCTGAAAAAAGATGCCATAGACGCTTTAAAGACAAAGCTTTTGCCTATGGCAGACATAATAACGCCAAATATACCAGAAGCATGTGAACTCACCGGAATGAATATTGAGGGAATTGAAGACATGAAGGAGGCTGCAAAGAAAATCATCGACATGGGTGTAAAAGCTGTCGTCGTAAAAGGCGGTCATTCCGTAGAAAATGCTACTGATGTATTTTACGATGGAAATGAATTTTTAAGTTTGCCACAGGAGAGGATCGATACTAAAAATACACATGGGACAGGATGTACGTATTCTTCTGCTATTGCTTCATACCTTGGTAGAGGATTAAGCTTGAAAGATGCAATAATAAACGCTAAAAGTTATATAACGGAAGCTATAAAAAATTCTTTAGAGATAGGTAAAGGAGTAGGACCTGTAGGACATTTAGTAGATCTTTACAGGAAAGCAGGCATAGACTATGAATATTAAAAACTCGACGT
This portion of the Thermoanaerobacterium sp. RBIITD genome encodes:
- a CDS encoding class I SAM-dependent methyltransferase; its protein translation is MDSINYFNSIAKEWDDIRKKYFDDDIRNIAIELSKLKRKNDFTVADIGTGSGFMALELSKYARTVIGIDVSEQMLKCAKQTADKLGINNMIFLKGSMEEIPIIDDSIDIVFTNMALHHVENPFKGIMEIHRILKYGGSLVITDVMKHNNEWARFEMYDRWLGFNLGDIEKWLIRSNFKEILVKETDLYATAKSSKGETAKTGIFIAKGTKK
- the thiD gene encoding bifunctional hydroxymethylpyrimidine kinase/phosphomethylpyrimidine kinase, giving the protein MKKVLTIAGSDSIGGAGIEADLKTFCALGVYGMCVITAVTAQNTVGVFDVREMDADIIKKQIDCVFDDTEVDAVKIGMVSSEEIIDAIASSLSKWNPKNVVLDPVMISKSGYYLLKKDAIDALKTKLLPMADIITPNIPEACELTGMNIEGIEDMKEAAKKIIDMGVKAVVVKGGHSVENATDVFYDGNEFLSLPQERIDTKNTHGTGCTYSSAIASYLGRGLSLKDAIINAKSYITEAIKNSLEIGKGVGPVGHLVDLYRKAGIDYEY